From the genome of Mastomys coucha isolate ucsf_1 unplaced genomic scaffold, UCSF_Mcou_1 pScaffold6, whole genome shotgun sequence, one region includes:
- the Ntsr2 gene encoding neurotensin receptor type 2 isoform X1 — METSSLWPPRPSPSAGLSLEARLGVDTRLWAKVLFTSLYSLIFALGTAGNALSVHVVLKARAGRPGRLRYHVLSLALSALLLLLVSVPMELYNFVWFHYPWVFGDLGCRGYYFVRELCAYATVLSVASLSAERCLAVCQPLRARRLLTPRRTRRLLSLVWVASLGLALPMAVIMGQKHEVERADGEPEPASRVCTVLVSRATLQVFIQVNVLVSFVLPLALTAFLNGITVNHLMALYSQVPSASAQVNSIPSRLELLSEEGLLGFITWRKTLSLGVQASLVRHKDASQIRSLQHSAQVLRAIVAVYVICWLPYHARRLMYCYIPDDGWTDELYDFYHYFYMVTNTLFYVSSAVTPILYNAVSSSFRKLFLESLSSLCGEQHSMVPLPQEALESTTSTYSFRLWGSPRNPSLGEIQV, encoded by the exons atggagaccagCAGCCTGTGGCCCCCGAGGCCCAGCCCCAGCGCAGGGCTGAGCCTGGAGGCGCGGCTGGGCGTGGACACTCGCCTCTGGGCCAAGGTGCTGTTCACCTCTCTCTACTCGCTCATCTTCGCGCTTGGCACGGCGGGCAATGCGCTGTCCGTGCACGTGGTGCTGAAGGCGCGGGCCGGTCGCCCCGGGCGCCTGCGCTACCACGTGCTCAGCCTGGCGCTGTCAGCCCTGCTGCTACTGCTGGTCAGCGTGCCCATGGAGCTCTACAACTTCGTGTGGTTCCACTACCCCTGGGTCTTCGGCGATCTCGGCTGTCGTGGCTATTACTTCGTGCGCGAGCTGTGTGCCTACGCCACGGTGCTGAGCGTGGCCAGCCTGAGCGCAGAACGCTGCCTGGCCGTGTGCCAGCCACTGCGTGCCCGCCGCCTGCTCACCCCGCGCCGCACCCGCCGCCTGCTGTCACTGGTCTGGGTCGCCTCTCTGGGCCTTGCCCTGCCCATGGCGGTTATCATGGGACAGAAGCATGAAGTGGAGAGGGCCGACGGGGAGCCTGAGCCAGCCTCGCGTGTGTGCACCGTGCTGGTGAGCCGCGCCACGCTCCAGGTCTTCATCCAG GTGAATGTGCTGGTCTCCTTCGTTCTCCCTCTGGCACTCACTGCTTTCCTGAATGGGATCACTGTCAACCACCTGATGGCCCTCTACTCCCAGGTACCATCAGCTTCTGCCCAAGTCAACTCCATCCCCAGCCGCCTGGAGCTCTTGAGTGAGGAAGGCCTCCTAGGCTTCATCACATGGAGAAAGACCCTCTCCCTGGGGGTCCAAGCCAGCCTGGTGAGACACAAGGATGCCAGCCAGATCCGCAGCCTCCAGCACAGCGCCCAGGTTCTCA GAGCCATCGTGGCTGTGTATGTCATCTGCTGGCTGCCGTACCATGCCCGTAGGCTCATGTACTGCTACATCCCCGATGATGGATGGACTGA TGAGCTCTATGATTTCTATCACTATTTCTACATGGTGACCAACACACTCTTCTACGTCAGCTCGGCAGTGACCCCCATCCTCTACAACGCCGTGTCTTCCTCCTTCAGAAAGCTCTTCCTGGAATCCCTCAGCTCCCTGTGTGGTGAACAGCACTCCATGGTGCCTTTACCCCAAGAAGCCCTAGAGTCAACCACTAGTACGTACAGTTTCCGGCTTTGGGGATCCCCAAGAAATCCCAGCCTGGGAGAAATACAAGTATGA
- the Ntsr2 gene encoding neurotensin receptor type 2 isoform X2 → METSSLWPPRPSPSAGLSLEARLGVDTRLWAKVLFTSLYSLIFALGTAGNALSVHVVLKARAGRPGRLRYHVLSLALSALLLLLVSVPMELYNFVWFHYPWVFGDLGCRGYYFVRELCAYATVLSVASLSAERCLAVCQPLRARRLLTPRRTRRLLSLVWVASLGLALPMAVIMGQKHEVERADGEPEPASRVCTVLVSRATLQVFIQVNVLVSFVLPLALTAFLNGITVNHLMALYSQVPSASAQVNSIPSRLELLSEEGLLGFITWRKTLSLGVQASLEPSWLCMSSAGCRTMPVGSCTATSPMMDGLMSSMISITISTW, encoded by the exons atggagaccagCAGCCTGTGGCCCCCGAGGCCCAGCCCCAGCGCAGGGCTGAGCCTGGAGGCGCGGCTGGGCGTGGACACTCGCCTCTGGGCCAAGGTGCTGTTCACCTCTCTCTACTCGCTCATCTTCGCGCTTGGCACGGCGGGCAATGCGCTGTCCGTGCACGTGGTGCTGAAGGCGCGGGCCGGTCGCCCCGGGCGCCTGCGCTACCACGTGCTCAGCCTGGCGCTGTCAGCCCTGCTGCTACTGCTGGTCAGCGTGCCCATGGAGCTCTACAACTTCGTGTGGTTCCACTACCCCTGGGTCTTCGGCGATCTCGGCTGTCGTGGCTATTACTTCGTGCGCGAGCTGTGTGCCTACGCCACGGTGCTGAGCGTGGCCAGCCTGAGCGCAGAACGCTGCCTGGCCGTGTGCCAGCCACTGCGTGCCCGCCGCCTGCTCACCCCGCGCCGCACCCGCCGCCTGCTGTCACTGGTCTGGGTCGCCTCTCTGGGCCTTGCCCTGCCCATGGCGGTTATCATGGGACAGAAGCATGAAGTGGAGAGGGCCGACGGGGAGCCTGAGCCAGCCTCGCGTGTGTGCACCGTGCTGGTGAGCCGCGCCACGCTCCAGGTCTTCATCCAG GTGAATGTGCTGGTCTCCTTCGTTCTCCCTCTGGCACTCACTGCTTTCCTGAATGGGATCACTGTCAACCACCTGATGGCCCTCTACTCCCAGGTACCATCAGCTTCTGCCCAAGTCAACTCCATCCCCAGCCGCCTGGAGCTCTTGAGTGAGGAAGGCCTCCTAGGCTTCATCACATGGAGAAAGACCCTCTCCCTGGGGGTCCAAGCCAGCCTG GAGCCATCGTGGCTGTGTATGTCATCTGCTGGCTGCCGTACCATGCCCGTAGGCTCATGTACTGCTACATCCCCGATGATGGATGGACTGA TGAGCTCTATGATTTCTATCACTATTTCTACATGGTGA
- the Ntsr2 gene encoding neurotensin receptor type 2 isoform X3: METSSLWPPRPSPSAGLSLEARLGVDTRLWAKVLFTSLYSLIFALGTAGNALSVHVVLKARAGRPGRLRYHVLSLALSALLLLLVSVPMELYNFVWFHYPWVFGDLGCRGYYFVRELCAYATVLSVASLSAERCLAVCQPLRARRLLTPRRTRRLLSLVWVASLGLALPMAVIMGQKHEVERADGEPEPASRVCTVLVSRATLQVFIQVNVLVSFVLPLALTAFLNGITVNHLMALYSQEPSWLCMSSAGCRTMPVGSCTATSPMMDGLMSSMISITISTW; this comes from the exons atggagaccagCAGCCTGTGGCCCCCGAGGCCCAGCCCCAGCGCAGGGCTGAGCCTGGAGGCGCGGCTGGGCGTGGACACTCGCCTCTGGGCCAAGGTGCTGTTCACCTCTCTCTACTCGCTCATCTTCGCGCTTGGCACGGCGGGCAATGCGCTGTCCGTGCACGTGGTGCTGAAGGCGCGGGCCGGTCGCCCCGGGCGCCTGCGCTACCACGTGCTCAGCCTGGCGCTGTCAGCCCTGCTGCTACTGCTGGTCAGCGTGCCCATGGAGCTCTACAACTTCGTGTGGTTCCACTACCCCTGGGTCTTCGGCGATCTCGGCTGTCGTGGCTATTACTTCGTGCGCGAGCTGTGTGCCTACGCCACGGTGCTGAGCGTGGCCAGCCTGAGCGCAGAACGCTGCCTGGCCGTGTGCCAGCCACTGCGTGCCCGCCGCCTGCTCACCCCGCGCCGCACCCGCCGCCTGCTGTCACTGGTCTGGGTCGCCTCTCTGGGCCTTGCCCTGCCCATGGCGGTTATCATGGGACAGAAGCATGAAGTGGAGAGGGCCGACGGGGAGCCTGAGCCAGCCTCGCGTGTGTGCACCGTGCTGGTGAGCCGCGCCACGCTCCAGGTCTTCATCCAG GTGAATGTGCTGGTCTCCTTCGTTCTCCCTCTGGCACTCACTGCTTTCCTGAATGGGATCACTGTCAACCACCTGATGGCCCTCTACTCCCAG GAGCCATCGTGGCTGTGTATGTCATCTGCTGGCTGCCGTACCATGCCCGTAGGCTCATGTACTGCTACATCCCCGATGATGGATGGACTGA TGAGCTCTATGATTTCTATCACTATTTCTACATGGTGA